In Chthoniobacterales bacterium, a single window of DNA contains:
- the sufT gene encoding putative Fe-S cluster assembly protein SufT produces MDSNQEILLSRDTPAVRIPSGDKITLLEGSRVYITQSLGGTYTVASEQGLARIADIDADALGIDLAQKIATEEAPQYEGEVDTEKVWDQLKNVYDPEIPVNIVDLGLVYDCQILKTDEAKTKVEIKMTLTAPGCGMGPTIAEDARSRVVSVPGVDEAEVILVWDPPWNQHMISEVGKMKLGMI; encoded by the coding sequence ATGGATTCCAACCAAGAAATTCTCCTTTCCCGCGACACACCTGCTGTCCGCATTCCCAGCGGCGATAAAATCACTCTGCTCGAAGGCAGCCGTGTTTACATCACTCAATCGCTCGGAGGCACTTACACCGTCGCGTCGGAGCAGGGTCTGGCCCGCATTGCCGACATCGACGCCGACGCCTTGGGCATCGATCTGGCTCAAAAAATTGCCACCGAAGAAGCTCCCCAATACGAGGGCGAAGTCGATACCGAGAAAGTCTGGGACCAGCTCAAGAACGTCTATGACCCGGAAATTCCGGTGAACATTGTCGATCTCGGGCTGGTTTACGACTGCCAGATTTTGAAAACCGACGAGGCTAAAACCAAAGTCGAGATCAAGATGACTCTCACCGCTCCCGGCTGCGGCATGGGCCCGACCATCGCCGAGGACGCCCGCAGTCGCGTCGTCAGCGTTCCCGGAGTGGACGAAGCGGAAGTCATTCTCGTCTGGGATCCACCATGGAATCAGCACATGATCAGCGAAGTCGGCAAGATGAAGCTGGGCATGATCTGA
- a CDS encoding acyltransferase, whose product MNILPNRHVEDDWYSKPVPENIVWGERLYLETAQVFRQFKSLLTPAVEIGNDVSIYAGCSFALGPKGRCSIGDFSLVNGALIMAEEEITIGKHCLISWNVGLADSDFHPIDPALRLQDTIACSVYYPNKPARPKIETRPIHICDNVWIGMNAVILKGVTIGENSIVAAGSVVTKDVPPNTIVAGNPARIVKEL is encoded by the coding sequence ATGAACATCCTGCCCAACCGACATGTTGAAGATGATTGGTACTCCAAGCCCGTGCCCGAAAACATCGTCTGGGGCGAGCGGCTTTACCTCGAAACGGCTCAGGTTTTCCGCCAGTTCAAGAGCCTGCTCACTCCAGCCGTCGAGATCGGAAACGACGTTTCCATTTACGCCGGCTGCTCGTTTGCTCTCGGGCCAAAAGGGCGTTGTTCCATCGGCGATTTCAGCCTCGTCAATGGCGCGCTGATCATGGCTGAGGAGGAAATCACCATTGGAAAACATTGCCTGATTAGTTGGAACGTCGGGCTGGCCGATAGCGACTTCCATCCGATTGATCCGGCATTGCGGCTCCAGGACACCATCGCTTGCAGCGTTTATTATCCCAATAAACCGGCGCGTCCGAAGATCGAGACGCGGCCCATTCACATCTGCGACAACGTCTGGATCGGCATGAATGCGGTCATTTTGAAAGGCGTCACCATCGGCGAAAACTCCATTGTTGCCGCCGGTTCGGTCGTCACCAAAGACGTGCCGCCCAACACCATCGTCGCCGGCAACCCCGCCCGCATCGTCAAAGAATTATGA
- a CDS encoding fumarate reductase/succinate dehydrogenase flavoprotein subunit, with protein sequence MPLDSKIPSGPLEQKWEKHKFESKLINPANRRKYQIIIVGSGLAGASAAATLGEMGYQVKCFCYQDSPRRAHSIAAQGGINAAKNYQNDGDSVHRLFYDTIKGGDFRSREANVHRLAEVSSAIIDQCAAQGVPFAREYGGLLANRSFGGAQVSRTFYARGQTGQQLLLGAYSALSKQIADKTVEMYYRTEMLEVVMIDGHAKGIVVRDLTTGKVTSHAGDTVVLATGGYGNVFYLSTNAKGCNVTAPWRAHKKGAYFANPCFTQIHPTCIPVTGEYQSKLTLMSESLRNDGRVWVPKRKEDCGKRPQDIPEDDRDYYLERKYPSYGNLAPRDISSRSAKEACDDGRGVGPGGLGVYLDFADAIKRLSEPVVRERYSNLFEMYENITGEDAYKQPMRIFPAVHYTMGGLWVDYNLMSNVPGLHVLGEANFSDHGANRLGASALMQGLADGYFVLPYTIGNYLATVAGKKITTDHPEFKKVEAEVQARTNLFLSIKGKRTVDSFHRELGLLMWDKCGMARNRAGLLEALEKIPALREEFWQNVMVDGSGAELNQSLEKAGRVADFLEFSELTCRDALDREESCGGHFRTEYQTGEGEALRNDEDYAYVAAWEHSGDLANPVLHKEPLTYESVKLAQRSYK encoded by the coding sequence ATGCCACTCGACTCCAAAATTCCCTCCGGCCCGCTCGAACAGAAATGGGAGAAGCACAAGTTTGAGTCGAAGCTGATCAATCCCGCCAATCGGCGGAAATACCAGATCATCATCGTCGGCTCCGGACTGGCTGGCGCGTCCGCCGCCGCGACTTTGGGCGAAATGGGTTATCAGGTGAAATGTTTCTGCTATCAGGACAGCCCGCGTCGTGCCCACAGCATCGCGGCCCAGGGCGGCATCAACGCCGCGAAAAATTACCAGAACGACGGCGACAGCGTTCACCGTCTTTTCTACGACACGATCAAGGGCGGCGACTTCCGTTCCCGCGAGGCGAACGTGCATCGCCTGGCCGAAGTTAGCTCGGCGATCATCGACCAATGTGCCGCTCAGGGCGTGCCGTTTGCCCGTGAATACGGCGGCTTGCTGGCGAATCGCTCTTTCGGCGGCGCGCAGGTTTCCCGGACGTTTTACGCTCGCGGCCAGACGGGACAACAACTTCTCCTCGGCGCGTATTCGGCGCTCAGCAAGCAAATCGCCGACAAGACGGTGGAAATGTATTACCGCACCGAAATGCTGGAAGTCGTGATGATCGACGGCCACGCCAAAGGTATCGTGGTGCGCGATTTAACCACTGGAAAAGTGACCAGCCACGCGGGCGACACGGTCGTTCTGGCGACCGGCGGCTACGGAAATGTCTTCTATCTTTCGACCAATGCGAAAGGTTGCAACGTCACCGCTCCATGGCGCGCGCACAAGAAAGGCGCGTATTTTGCCAACCCGTGTTTTACCCAGATCCATCCGACTTGCATCCCAGTCACCGGTGAATACCAGTCGAAGCTGACATTGATGTCTGAGTCGCTGCGCAACGACGGCCGCGTCTGGGTACCGAAGCGAAAAGAGGATTGCGGCAAGCGTCCACAGGACATTCCCGAGGACGACCGCGATTATTATCTGGAACGAAAATACCCGAGCTACGGCAATCTCGCCCCGCGCGACATTTCCTCCCGCAGCGCCAAGGAAGCCTGCGACGACGGACGCGGGGTCGGCCCAGGCGGGCTAGGGGTTTATCTGGATTTCGCTGACGCAATCAAGCGGCTGAGCGAACCGGTCGTGCGCGAGCGTTACAGCAACCTTTTTGAGATGTACGAAAACATCACCGGCGAGGACGCTTACAAGCAGCCGATGCGCATTTTCCCGGCGGTGCATTACACCATGGGCGGACTCTGGGTGGACTACAATTTGATGAGCAACGTCCCTGGTTTGCACGTGCTCGGCGAGGCAAATTTCTCCGATCACGGTGCGAACCGACTCGGCGCGAGCGCCTTGATGCAGGGTCTGGCCGACGGATATTTCGTGCTGCCTTACACGATTGGAAACTATCTCGCGACCGTTGCGGGAAAGAAAATCACCACCGATCACCCGGAGTTTAAGAAGGTCGAAGCCGAAGTCCAGGCGCGGACGAACTTGTTCCTGAGCATCAAGGGCAAGCGCACGGTCGATTCCTTTCACCGCGAACTCGGCCTGCTCATGTGGGACAAATGCGGCATGGCCCGCAATCGCGCTGGGCTGCTGGAAGCCTTGGAAAAAATCCCGGCGCTGCGCGAGGAATTCTGGCAAAACGTGATGGTCGATGGCAGCGGAGCAGAGTTGAATCAAAGTCTCGAAAAAGCTGGTCGCGTGGCGGATTTCCTGGAGTTTAGCGAGTTGACCTGTCGCGATGCGCTCGACCGCGAGGAAAGCTGCGGCGGACATTTTCGCACGGAATATCAGACGGGCGAGGGCGAGGCGCTGCGCAACGATGAAGACTACGCCTACGTGGCGGCTTGGGAGCACTCTGGAGATCTGGCCAATCCGGTTTTGCACAAGGAGCCGCTCACCTATGAAAGCGTGAAACTGGCCCAGCGGAGTTACAAATAA
- a CDS encoding iron-sulfur cluster assembly scaffold protein, whose product MSAPSDNETFNDRLEAATRNPQNVGEIANADAIGTVGSADCGDMLRMWVKFREENGRKVIDRASFQTFGCETAIAVASVATEMLRGKSIDEALALNGSDLSAPLGPLPPMKIHCAQLVEGALRNALAPEAAQTPAPANSPTLFGQLSAGTSSDKKLKVVLNS is encoded by the coding sequence ATGTCCGCTCCATCCGACAACGAAACCTTCAACGACCGGCTCGAAGCCGCTACGCGCAACCCGCAAAACGTCGGGGAAATCGCCAATGCCGACGCCATCGGCACCGTGGGCAGCGCCGATTGCGGCGACATGCTGCGGATGTGGGTGAAATTCCGCGAGGAAAACGGTCGGAAAGTCATCGACCGCGCCAGCTTTCAGACTTTCGGCTGCGAGACCGCCATCGCCGTCGCCAGCGTCGCGACCGAGATGCTCCGCGGCAAATCCATCGACGAGGCGCTGGCTCTCAACGGCTCCGATCTTTCCGCTCCGCTGGGTCCATTGCCACCGATGAAAATCCATTGCGCCCAGCTCGTCGAAGGTGCCCTGCGCAACGCGCTCGCCCCTGAGGCGGCTCAAACTCCGGCTCCCGCCAATTCCCCCACCCTTTTCGGCCAGCTCTCCGCTGGAACTTCCTCCGACAAAAAACTCAAAGTCGTCCTCAACTCCTAG
- a CDS encoding succinate dehydrogenase/fumarate reductase iron-sulfur subunit, producing the protein MNFTLKVWRQKSPELEGVLKEYPAQNIPAEASFLEMLDIVNECLILKKDDPIAFDHDCREGICGACSLVINGVAHGPKRGTTCQVYMRNFQDGDTIFIEPFRGKAFKILKDLVVDRKSLDRIIQAGGYITARTGSAPDANSVPISKEDADESMDAAACIGCGACVAACPNSSAMLFTAAKVSHLSLLPQGQPERKRRVLKMVEQMDAEGFGNCSNHYECEAVCPAAIPATFIARLNREYTVASVTAAAAGVK; encoded by the coding sequence ATGAATTTTACCCTCAAAGTGTGGCGGCAAAAAAGCCCGGAGTTAGAAGGTGTTCTCAAGGAATATCCCGCGCAAAACATTCCAGCGGAAGCTTCATTCCTGGAGATGCTGGACATCGTGAACGAGTGTCTGATTCTGAAAAAAGACGACCCGATTGCCTTCGACCACGACTGTCGCGAAGGCATTTGCGGCGCTTGCTCGCTCGTCATTAACGGTGTCGCCCATGGTCCGAAGCGCGGGACGACGTGCCAGGTTTACATGCGGAATTTTCAGGACGGCGACACGATTTTCATCGAGCCGTTTCGCGGGAAGGCGTTCAAAATCCTGAAGGATCTGGTGGTCGATCGCAAGTCGCTCGACCGCATCATTCAGGCCGGCGGTTACATTACCGCCCGCACCGGTTCCGCGCCCGATGCCAATTCGGTCCCGATCAGCAAGGAAGACGCCGATGAATCCATGGATGCGGCGGCTTGCATCGGTTGCGGTGCCTGCGTGGCGGCCTGCCCGAACTCATCCGCGATGCTCTTCACGGCGGCCAAAGTCAGCCACCTCAGCCTGCTCCCACAAGGCCAGCCAGAGCGCAAGCGGCGCGTGCTGAAAATGGTCGAGCAAATGGATGCCGAGGGCTTCGGAAATTGCAGCAACCATTACGAGTGTGAGGCGGTTTGCCCGGCGGCGATTCCAGCCACATTCATTGCTCGGCTGAACCGCGAATACACCGTGGCGTCGGTGACGGCAGCAGCGGCTGGCGTTAAGTAA
- the ftsH gene encoding ATP-dependent zinc metalloprotease FtsH, protein MSNNDSRGPKENRNRTPSPDPNFNWRGIILFALAFALIGGALLFRPLANVQELKYYQFEERLKAGAFDRNLPIELVVEQGRSTQYIHGYFAQNETTTTPSKVLPTEFKTRVLFDVNRNLEQQIKDAGYKVDIQEQNNVLASALVSFLPIAIFLLVLYFLFRQQIKMAGKGAMNFGKSKARMLAREKNKITFKDVAGVEEAKEEVSEIVEFLKDPKKFQKLGGHIPKGVLMVGSPGTGKTLLARAIAGEADVPFFSISGSDFVEMFVGVGASRVRDMFEQGRKSAPCLIFIDEIDAVGRHRGHGMGGGHDEREQTLNAMLVEMDGFDAQEGVIIIAATNRADVLDPALLRPGRFDRQVVVPLPDVKGREEILRVHAKKVKIAEGTQLDTVARGTPGFSGAELANVINEAALLAARRGLKAITLSELEEARDKVRFGRERRSLAMSNKEKENTAYHEAGHALLGILLKHVEPLHKVTIIPRGPALGVTMFLPLEDKYTSRKQELLESLIMTMGGRIAEQLIFGDITNGASGDIRQATAMARKMVCDWGMSEKMGMVGYSDSDESSFMGGMGKPRNYSEATALEIDLEVRKLCDDAYAKAEELITKHRDKLEIIAKALLEFETLTGEQTRDIVETGSMRNPPPPITGTPLGGDDKPSRTSPPEIVIAPDFPGGMTGQPA, encoded by the coding sequence ATGTCCAACAACGACTCTCGCGGACCCAAGGAAAATCGTAACCGCACCCCTTCACCGGATCCCAATTTCAACTGGCGCGGGATCATTCTTTTCGCTCTCGCTTTTGCCCTCATCGGCGGTGCGCTGCTCTTCCGTCCACTCGCCAATGTGCAGGAGTTGAAATACTATCAATTCGAGGAGCGTCTGAAAGCGGGTGCCTTTGACCGAAATCTCCCCATCGAACTCGTGGTCGAGCAAGGCCGCAGCACGCAATATATCCACGGTTATTTTGCCCAAAATGAGACGACCACGACTCCGAGCAAAGTGCTCCCGACGGAGTTCAAGACGCGGGTCCTGTTCGATGTGAATCGCAATCTGGAACAGCAAATCAAGGACGCTGGCTACAAGGTCGATATTCAGGAGCAAAACAACGTTCTCGCCTCGGCGCTGGTCAGCTTTTTACCCATCGCGATCTTCCTCCTCGTGCTCTATTTCCTCTTCCGCCAGCAGATCAAAATGGCAGGCAAAGGCGCGATGAATTTCGGCAAATCGAAGGCTCGGATGCTCGCTCGCGAGAAGAACAAAATCACCTTCAAGGACGTTGCTGGCGTCGAGGAAGCCAAGGAGGAAGTCTCCGAAATCGTCGAGTTTCTGAAAGACCCAAAGAAGTTTCAGAAATTGGGCGGTCACATTCCGAAGGGCGTGCTCATGGTCGGCTCTCCGGGCACGGGCAAAACCCTGCTCGCCCGCGCCATTGCCGGTGAGGCCGACGTGCCATTTTTCAGCATCAGCGGCTCGGACTTTGTGGAAATGTTTGTTGGTGTCGGTGCCTCGCGCGTTCGCGACATGTTTGAGCAAGGCCGCAAATCGGCTCCATGTTTGATCTTTATCGACGAGATTGACGCCGTCGGTCGCCACCGCGGACATGGCATGGGCGGCGGGCACGACGAGCGTGAGCAGACTTTGAATGCGATGTTAGTCGAAATGGACGGCTTCGACGCGCAGGAAGGCGTCATCATTATCGCTGCGACCAACCGGGCCGACGTGCTCGATCCCGCTCTGCTGCGTCCGGGCCGTTTCGACCGCCAGGTGGTGGTGCCGCTGCCCGATGTGAAAGGACGCGAGGAAATCCTGCGGGTTCACGCCAAAAAGGTGAAAATCGCCGAAGGCACGCAACTCGACACCGTCGCCCGCGGCACTCCCGGCTTCTCTGGAGCCGAACTCGCCAACGTCATCAACGAAGCCGCTCTCCTGGCCGCGCGCCGTGGATTGAAAGCCATCACCCTTTCCGAGCTGGAGGAAGCCCGCGACAAAGTCCGTTTCGGACGCGAGCGCCGCAGTCTCGCCATGAGCAACAAGGAAAAGGAAAACACAGCCTACCATGAAGCGGGCCACGCTTTGTTGGGCATTCTCCTGAAGCATGTCGAGCCGCTGCACAAGGTCACGATCATCCCACGCGGACCAGCCCTTGGAGTGACCATGTTCCTGCCGCTGGAGGACAAATACACCAGCCGCAAACAAGAGTTGCTCGAAAGCCTCATCATGACGATGGGTGGACGTATTGCCGAACAACTCATTTTCGGAGACATCACGAACGGAGCCAGCGGCGACATTCGCCAGGCCACCGCGATGGCTCGCAAGATGGTTTGCGACTGGGGCATGAGCGAAAAAATGGGCATGGTCGGCTACAGCGACAGCGACGAATCCTCCTTCATGGGCGGCATGGGCAAACCCCGGAATTACTCCGAAGCCACCGCGTTGGAGATCGATTTGGAAGTCCGCAAGCTCTGCGACGATGCCTATGCGAAAGCCGAGGAACTCATCACCAAGCATCGCGACAAACTTGAAATCATCGCCAAGGCCTTGCTCGAATTCGAAACGCTCACTGGTGAGCAGACTCGTGACATCGTCGAAACCGGTTCGATGAGAAATCCGCCGCCACCGATCACCGGCACGCCACTGGGTGGTGATGACAAGCCCTCCCGCACCTCACCGCCTGAGATCGTAATCGCACCCGATTTTCCGGGCGGCATGACCGGCCAACCGGCTTAA
- a CDS encoding succinate dehydrogenase cytochrome b subunit, which translates to MPVPSTSSLGSFAKSPLLSFATSSIGRKWIVALTGLGLLGFVMGHLVGNLQFFLPDKEIFNNYAAKLQSLGPLLWIIRLGLLFIFVVHIITTIALVIENRKARPAKYSKVTPQKSTAASRWMALSGITVLCFVIYHVLHFTLIVFHPVYKTLVDPAGHPDVYSRMILGFSNPAISAFYILGVALLGMHLKHGISSSIQTLGIKSRPVINLVDNGGKFLSIAIALGFISIPVSVLLHLQGLPSWSPLH; encoded by the coding sequence ATGCCGGTTCCCTCCACGTCCTCACTCGGAAGTTTCGCCAAGTCCCCGTTGCTGAGTTTTGCCACGTCTTCCATTGGACGGAAATGGATCGTGGCACTGACGGGGCTCGGACTTCTCGGGTTCGTCATGGGCCACTTGGTGGGCAACCTCCAGTTCTTTCTGCCGGACAAGGAAATCTTTAACAACTACGCCGCCAAACTCCAGTCGCTCGGCCCCCTTCTCTGGATCATCCGACTGGGACTCCTCTTTATTTTCGTAGTCCACATCATCACCACGATTGCCTTGGTCATCGAAAACCGAAAGGCGCGTCCCGCCAAATACTCCAAGGTCACTCCTCAGAAATCCACCGCCGCCTCGCGCTGGATGGCTCTGAGCGGAATCACCGTTCTTTGTTTCGTGATCTATCACGTGCTGCATTTCACGCTGATCGTTTTTCATCCGGTTTATAAAACCCTCGTCGATCCCGCAGGGCATCCGGACGTTTACTCGCGAATGATTTTGGGCTTCAGCAATCCCGCCATTTCCGCTTTCTACATTCTGGGCGTCGCCCTGCTCGGGATGCACTTGAAACACGGCATTTCGAGTTCCATTCAAACCTTGGGAATCAAGAGCCGCCCCGTCATCAACCTCGTGGACAACGGCGGGAAATTCCTCTCCATCGCCATCGCATTGGGCTTCATCAGCATTCCGGTTTCCGTTCTTTTGCATCTGCAAGGTCTGCCCTCCTGGTCCCCACTTCACTGA
- a CDS encoding rhodanese-like domain-containing protein, with translation MTSTIHPDLTMAELLEVYPGAQRALFRQYHIGGCSSCGFQPGETLAGVCNRNENLSVSEVIDYLEKSQADDEKSLISPTDAATALETGEAKFLDIRTREEYEAVHIAGSHLFSQELLAEITSTWDKDALLVIVDHQGKRTLDAAAYFQGHGFNNVRGLTGGIDAWSEQINPDLPRYHLE, from the coding sequence ATGACTTCGACGATTCATCCCGACCTCACGATGGCCGAGCTTCTGGAGGTTTATCCAGGCGCGCAACGGGCGCTCTTTCGGCAATATCACATCGGCGGCTGCAGCAGTTGCGGCTTTCAGCCTGGCGAGACGCTTGCTGGCGTTTGTAATCGGAACGAAAATCTCTCCGTGTCGGAAGTGATCGACTACTTGGAAAAAAGCCAGGCCGACGACGAGAAATCGCTCATTTCCCCAACCGACGCGGCTACGGCCTTGGAGACAGGCGAAGCCAAGTTTCTCGACATCCGCACCCGTGAAGAATATGAGGCCGTCCACATCGCGGGCTCGCATCTTTTCAGCCAGGAGTTGCTCGCGGAAATCACGTCCACTTGGGACAAAGACGCCTTGCTGGTCATCGTCGATCATCAGGGCAAACGGACCCTCGACGCCGCCGCTTATTTTCAAGGTCATGGCTTCAACAACGTGCGTGGACTCACCGGCGGTATCGACGCCTGGAGCGAGCAGATCAATCCCGATCTGCCCCGCTATCATTTGGAATAA
- a CDS encoding ABC transporter ATP-binding protein: MSIYRRTFAYFRPFLPQTMLALALTLIGIGLNLAKPWPVGAIIDSVITERRAISWLPKLDKPSLILWLCVAMVVFHLLSGLVALATNYIFVKVGLEGLLKLRTELYAYLQALPLKYHDSKRSSDSSFRVAYDSQAIQTIYNKGFTNIFSSSLMLAGTFVIMLRMDWQLTLISLGILPFIGLAIRYYGSRVRDQSTVIQESDSAVLAVVQEGLSSIKMVHAFGREDWEVGQFQVKARRSLEANMHMTKTNMMSALIVGTLMAAGTSGMYFVGFRHVLEGSLGLGQLTVFAAYLVMLYQPIQDLTYTAWALEGATAGAKRCFEVLDRPDEVKDAPDAVAWDGVISEVAYRGVEFGYDPTRPILKGIDLSITSGQTVAFVGGTGAGKSTLLSLVPRFYDPDAGSMLINGQDLRKYTKKSVRSQISLVLQDTLLFSTTIRENIAYGRPDATEDEIIQAAKRAQAHEFISALPEGYGSQVGERGGHLSVGQRQRIGIARAFLKDSPLLLLDEPTSALDPATEHAIMGTIYELMRGRTTLIVTHRLSTIHGVNRIVVLKDGLIAEQGTGAELLAKNGVYAELYKSAEYAG; this comes from the coding sequence ATGTCCATTTACCGCCGCACGTTTGCCTACTTCCGCCCGTTTCTGCCGCAAACGATGCTCGCTCTCGCTCTGACTTTGATCGGGATCGGACTCAACCTAGCCAAACCATGGCCCGTTGGCGCAATCATCGACAGCGTGATTACCGAACGCCGCGCCATCAGCTGGCTGCCAAAATTGGACAAGCCGTCGCTCATTCTCTGGCTCTGCGTGGCGATGGTCGTGTTCCATTTGCTCTCGGGATTGGTGGCACTGGCGACGAATTATATCTTCGTCAAAGTCGGTCTCGAAGGCCTGCTCAAACTGCGAACCGAGTTGTATGCCTATCTCCAGGCGCTGCCGCTGAAATATCACGACTCCAAACGCAGCAGCGATTCCAGTTTCCGGGTCGCTTACGATTCGCAGGCGATCCAAACCATTTACAACAAGGGGTTTACGAACATCTTCTCGTCGAGCCTCATGCTCGCCGGCACCTTCGTCATCATGCTGCGAATGGACTGGCAGTTGACTTTGATTTCGCTCGGCATCCTTCCGTTTATCGGGCTGGCGATCCGTTATTATGGAAGTCGAGTGCGGGATCAATCGACCGTCATTCAAGAGTCCGACAGCGCCGTGCTCGCTGTGGTTCAAGAAGGCTTGAGTTCGATTAAAATGGTCCATGCCTTTGGTCGCGAAGATTGGGAAGTGGGGCAGTTTCAGGTGAAGGCGCGGCGCAGTCTCGAGGCGAATATGCACATGACCAAGACGAACATGATGAGCGCCCTGATTGTCGGCACGCTGATGGCCGCCGGCACGTCCGGGATGTATTTCGTGGGTTTCCGTCACGTGCTGGAAGGCTCGCTGGGTCTCGGACAACTGACCGTTTTCGCCGCGTATCTCGTGATGCTTTACCAGCCAATCCAGGACCTGACTTACACCGCTTGGGCGCTCGAAGGCGCAACTGCCGGGGCGAAACGTTGCTTCGAAGTTCTGGATCGTCCCGACGAGGTGAAAGATGCGCCTGACGCAGTCGCCTGGGATGGCGTCATCTCGGAAGTGGCTTATCGAGGAGTCGAGTTTGGTTACGATCCGACTCGCCCCATTTTGAAAGGGATCGATCTCAGCATCACCTCGGGCCAAACCGTGGCCTTCGTCGGCGGCACCGGAGCGGGCAAAAGCACGTTGCTCAGCCTCGTGCCTCGCTTTTACGACCCAGATGCGGGTTCCATGCTTATCAACGGACAGGACCTGCGGAAATACACCAAGAAATCCGTCCGCTCGCAGATCAGCCTCGTGCTGCAAGACACGCTGCTTTTCTCCACGACGATTCGCGAAAACATCGCCTACGGACGTCCCGATGCGACTGAGGATGAAATCATTCAAGCCGCGAAACGAGCCCAGGCGCACGAGTTCATCTCAGCCTTGCCCGAGGGCTATGGAAGTCAGGTCGGCGAACGGGGCGGGCACCTTTCCGTCGGTCAACGTCAGCGTATTGGCATTGCCCGAGCCTTTTTGAAAGACTCACCTTTGCTCCTTCTCGACGAGCCGACTTCGGCGCTAGATCCGGCCACGGAGCACGCGATTATGGGCACGATTTACGAGTTGATGCGAGGGCGGACGACTTTGATTGTGACGCACCGTCTTTCCACAATTCATGGCGTGAACCGGATCGTGGTCCTCAAGGATGGCCTGATCGCCGAGCAGGGGACCGGAGCGGAATTGCTCGCCAAAAATGGCGTCTATGCCGAACTCTACAAGTCCGCCGAGTACGCCGGTTAG